The following proteins are encoded in a genomic region of Streptomyces lunaelactis:
- a CDS encoding YfcC family protein encodes MSPAPEPAGQDTDPQHGPADKRRFTFPSAFTVLIAVTVAVWALTFVIPAGRYDTKDGSPIPGTYHSVELTTGFWDRLKDLFLAPVNGLYGVTDPESALTAPGGSGDFAGAAGVFLFILAVGAFITVTMRTGALTLGVARLAHRLRGHRTLLLVVLLTVFSLGGTTYGMAEETLGFYGLMIPLMLTLGYDRMVAATVIMVGAGVGTLASTVNPFATGVASDSAGIGTGDGIVLRLAMWVCLTALAAAYVVRYARRILADPARSLVPATEEDQLLKSDVQEAAQLTGRQRTVLWTFAGTFLFMIFAVIPWADLHITFLPTLGWYFPELAALFIVAAIAVGLIGGLGEKGTATAITGGAGDFIGAAMIVMLARGVTVIMNNAAVTDTILDGLHSVVSGASSGVFGILMFVVNIPLAFFVPSSSGHAALAMPILAPLADFAGVSRALVVTAYQSASGWVNLITPTSAVVMGGLALAKVRYDRYLRFMAPLMGALLVVIAGFLALGAMLG; translated from the coding sequence ATGTCCCCAGCACCGGAGCCCGCGGGGCAGGACACCGACCCGCAGCACGGCCCGGCCGACAAGCGCCGCTTCACCTTCCCCTCGGCCTTCACCGTCCTCATAGCGGTGACCGTCGCGGTGTGGGCCCTGACCTTCGTCATACCCGCCGGCCGGTACGACACCAAGGACGGCAGCCCGATCCCGGGCACTTACCACTCGGTGGAGCTGACGACCGGCTTCTGGGACCGGCTCAAGGACCTGTTCCTCGCACCCGTCAACGGCCTGTACGGAGTCACCGACCCCGAGAGCGCACTCACCGCACCCGGCGGCAGCGGCGACTTCGCCGGAGCGGCCGGGGTGTTCCTCTTCATCCTGGCGGTCGGCGCCTTCATCACCGTCACCATGCGCACGGGCGCACTCACCCTCGGCGTCGCCCGTCTCGCCCACCGACTGCGGGGCCACAGGACACTGCTCCTCGTGGTACTCCTGACCGTCTTCTCCCTGGGCGGCACCACCTACGGCATGGCGGAGGAAACCCTCGGCTTCTACGGACTGATGATCCCCCTCATGCTCACACTGGGATACGACCGCATGGTCGCCGCGACGGTCATCATGGTCGGCGCCGGCGTCGGTACGCTCGCGTCCACGGTCAACCCCTTCGCCACCGGCGTCGCCTCCGACAGCGCGGGCATCGGTACCGGCGACGGGATCGTCCTGCGGCTGGCGATGTGGGTCTGCCTGACCGCACTGGCGGCAGCCTATGTGGTGCGCTACGCCCGGAGGATCCTCGCGGACCCCGCCCGGTCACTCGTTCCCGCCACGGAGGAGGACCAACTCCTCAAGAGCGACGTCCAGGAGGCGGCGCAGCTCACCGGCCGTCAGCGCACCGTGCTCTGGACCTTCGCGGGCACCTTCCTCTTCATGATCTTCGCCGTGATTCCCTGGGCCGACCTCCACATCACCTTCCTGCCCACGCTGGGCTGGTACTTCCCCGAACTCGCAGCCCTGTTCATCGTCGCGGCGATCGCCGTCGGCCTGATCGGCGGCCTGGGGGAGAAGGGCACGGCGACCGCGATCACCGGCGGGGCCGGGGACTTCATCGGCGCGGCGATGATCGTCATGCTGGCACGCGGCGTCACCGTCATCATGAACAACGCCGCCGTGACCGACACCATCCTCGACGGCCTGCACAGCGTGGTCTCCGGTGCGTCCTCCGGCGTCTTCGGCATCCTGATGTTCGTCGTCAACATCCCGCTTGCCTTCTTCGTGCCCTCCTCGTCGGGGCACGCGGCCCTGGCCATGCCGATCCTCGCGCCGCTGGCCGACTTCGCGGGAGTCAGCCGCGCCCTCGTGGTCACCGCCTACCAGTCGGCCTCGGGCTGGGTGAACCTGATCACCCCGACCTCCGCGGTCGTCATGGGCGGCCTGGCGCTGGCCAAGGTCCGCTACGACCGGTACCTGCGGTTCATGGCTCCGCTGATGGGAGCACTCCTGGTGGTGATCGCCGGCTTCCTGGCGCTCGGGGCGATGCTGGGCTGA
- a CDS encoding universal stress protein, whose product MTRPVITAVDGSAESRAAAEWAAREARMRALPLHILNVSQPTARPRPAAPQRGAVTAPGGATLTKQRERLPNEWTDRLRERHADLVISVEQVSGRPMQVLLSAARTAAVLVLGSPAPSPSETPDTLDTPTGFFSASVTTGVVAHAERPVVLVRTGEKAEDEWLPVPGSGPRLYEEYCDVVLGLDLSRPCDTLIEYAFAAAASRGAALRIVHGWSQPPVFGAGAAAVDPSHSIPPHSASRLLDDVLRSWRRDFPGIEVKQQCVVGHAQDHLVDASKDASLLVVGRRIRRSAIGIHIGPVTRAVLQGATSPVAVVPHN is encoded by the coding sequence ATGACACGTCCCGTCATCACCGCGGTGGACGGCTCGGCCGAATCACGCGCCGCCGCCGAATGGGCCGCGCGCGAGGCCCGGATGCGCGCGTTGCCGCTGCACATCCTGAACGTCTCACAGCCCACAGCGCGGCCCCGTCCCGCTGCCCCACAGAGGGGCGCAGTCACCGCGCCGGGCGGGGCGACCCTCACGAAGCAGCGGGAGCGCCTCCCGAACGAATGGACCGACCGGCTGCGGGAGCGACACGCCGACCTGGTCATCAGCGTGGAGCAGGTCAGCGGTCGGCCCATGCAGGTCCTGCTGTCGGCGGCGCGAACGGCCGCGGTCCTGGTGCTCGGCTCGCCGGCGCCGAGCCCATCGGAGACACCGGACACACTGGACACACCGACCGGCTTCTTCTCGGCATCGGTGACGACAGGCGTCGTCGCGCACGCGGAGCGGCCGGTCGTTCTCGTACGGACCGGGGAGAAGGCCGAGGACGAATGGCTGCCCGTGCCAGGCAGCGGACCCCGCCTGTACGAGGAGTACTGCGACGTGGTGCTGGGACTCGACCTGTCGCGGCCGTGCGACACGCTGATCGAGTACGCCTTCGCAGCCGCCGCTTCAAGGGGAGCGGCCCTGCGAATCGTCCACGGGTGGAGTCAGCCGCCCGTCTTCGGCGCCGGCGCCGCGGCCGTCGACCCGAGCCACAGCATCCCGCCGCATTCCGCGTCACGGTTGCTCGACGACGTGCTGCGGTCGTGGCGCCGCGACTTCCCCGGCATCGAGGTGAAGCAGCAGTGCGTCGTGGGCCATGCCCAGGACCACCTCGTCGATGCCTCGAAGGACGCCTCCTTGCTGGTCGTCGGACGCCGCATACGCCGCTCGGCGATCGGCATACACATCGGACCCGTCACACGAGCGGTGCTGCAAGGCGCCACCTCCCCCGTGGCGGTCGTCCCGCACAACTGA
- a CDS encoding ribosome hibernation promotion factor: MSRLKTSPIVDVLVNSRGPVPGGASEYAQEKLLAAIAHVSSPVLAVRAQLTQAANPSASRPATAQAVVDLNGRPVRAHVAADTMLEAVDLLQDRLAARLARTRRHIGQEHRGGQAAEGTSRENRRHGHYPDRQQPPAEERRIVRHKSFSLGRQTPEDAVIDLESMSYDFWLFTDMTSGRDSVVYRDGRTCGYRVASVGAEGQAHEAGPVVNVSSAPVPECSVDDAVRRMRLTGLVFVFFADAASGRGCVLYHRYDGQYGLITPAR; the protein is encoded by the coding sequence ATGAGCCGTCTCAAGACCAGTCCGATCGTCGATGTCCTGGTGAACAGCCGGGGTCCGGTACCCGGGGGCGCATCCGAGTACGCCCAGGAGAAGTTGCTCGCGGCGATCGCACACGTGAGTTCGCCGGTCCTGGCCGTTCGGGCGCAGCTCACCCAGGCGGCCAATCCGTCGGCAAGTCGTCCGGCCACCGCACAGGCCGTGGTGGACCTGAACGGGCGCCCGGTGCGCGCTCACGTTGCCGCGGACACGATGCTGGAGGCGGTCGACCTCCTGCAGGACCGGCTGGCCGCACGACTGGCCCGTACCCGGCGGCACATTGGCCAGGAGCACCGCGGCGGCCAGGCCGCCGAGGGGACGTCGCGGGAGAACCGCCGTCACGGGCACTACCCCGACCGGCAGCAGCCGCCGGCCGAGGAACGTCGCATCGTGCGGCACAAGTCGTTCAGTCTGGGCCGGCAGACGCCCGAGGACGCCGTCATCGACCTGGAGTCCATGAGCTACGACTTCTGGTTGTTCACCGACATGACGTCGGGACGTGACAGCGTCGTCTACCGCGACGGCCGTACCTGTGGGTATCGCGTGGCTTCAGTCGGTGCGGAGGGCCAGGCGCACGAAGCCGGGCCCGTGGTGAACGTGAGTTCGGCTCCGGTACCCGAGTGCAGCGTCGACGATGCCGTGCGGCGTATGCGTCTCACCGGGCTTGTGTTCGTCTTCTTCGCCGATGCGGCTAGCGGCCGGGGATGCGTGCTCTACCACCGGTACGACGGCCAATACGGGCTGATCACTCCCGCCCGGTAG
- a CDS encoding CBS domain-containing protein — translation MTLSLPDGADHPRRTSPNAPHEPCTRVHASPRHGLRRLSRRWWRRAAKAEPKAHARTASALLTAPAVTVLVDATISEAARIMVEHGVERLPVVDERERLVGLVARRELLQTFLQPDEAIRRAIVKDVIEDSLWLAPQAIDVSVTNGVVTLSGELERRSEKAVALRMTEWVNGVVAVIDELTYTFDDRDVPTVNPAAAGAGESWTRRL, via the coding sequence ATCACCCTGAGCCTGCCCGACGGCGCGGACCACCCACGGCGGACATCGCCGAACGCTCCTCACGAGCCATGTACCCGGGTCCACGCCTCGCCGCGTCACGGGCTCCGGCGTCTCTCGCGCAGATGGTGGCGTCGGGCCGCCAAGGCCGAACCCAAAGCACACGCTCGCACGGCAAGCGCGCTGCTGACCGCTCCCGCCGTCACCGTGCTGGTGGACGCCACGATTTCCGAAGCGGCGAGGATCATGGTGGAACACGGCGTCGAGCGGCTTCCCGTCGTGGACGAACGGGAGCGTCTGGTGGGCCTCGTGGCACGGCGCGAGCTGCTGCAGACGTTCTTGCAACCCGATGAGGCCATCCGCCGGGCGATCGTCAAGGACGTGATCGAGGACAGTCTCTGGCTCGCTCCGCAGGCGATCGATGTGTCCGTCACCAACGGTGTGGTCACTCTGTCCGGCGAGTTGGAGCGGCGGAGCGAGAAGGCGGTCGCCTTGCGGATGACCGAGTGGGTCAACGGCGTGGTGGCGGTCATCGACGAGCTGACCTACACCTTCGACGACCGTGACGTACCCACGGTGAATCCGGCGGCTGCGGGCGCGGGTGAGAGCTGGACCCGTCGGCTCTAG
- a CDS encoding DoxX family membrane protein: protein MTLHQHRQPGMRFIMRRKAASATASGTQAGTAVRELTLPLTVARTAAMTRLLTAFTFLWAFGDKTFGWGYATPAGKGWIDGGSPTKGFLSHVAAGPMEETFHSWAGAAWADWTFMLGLLGIGVALASGIALRVAAAAGTVMMALMWAAEWPLARHLSDGSPSMSTNPLVDYHVLYAAVLVTLAVIGAGRTWGLGTIWERQPLVRRNRWLL from the coding sequence ATGACTCTGCACCAGCACCGTCAGCCGGGGATGCGCTTCATCATGAGGCGCAAAGCCGCCTCGGCCACAGCGTCCGGCACTCAAGCAGGCACCGCCGTCCGTGAACTCACCCTGCCCCTGACCGTCGCGCGCACCGCGGCCATGACCCGCCTGCTGACCGCGTTCACCTTCCTGTGGGCCTTCGGTGACAAGACGTTCGGCTGGGGATACGCGACGCCCGCGGGCAAGGGATGGATCGACGGCGGGTCACCCACCAAGGGCTTCCTGAGCCATGTCGCCGCCGGACCGATGGAGGAGACGTTCCACTCCTGGGCCGGTGCCGCCTGGGCGGATTGGACCTTCATGCTGGGCCTGCTCGGCATCGGTGTCGCCCTGGCGAGCGGCATCGCCCTGCGCGTCGCAGCAGCAGCGGGCACCGTGATGATGGCGCTCATGTGGGCTGCCGAGTGGCCTCTCGCCAGGCACCTGTCGGACGGCAGCCCCAGCATGTCGACGAACCCTCTGGTGGACTATCACGTCCTGTACGCGGCCGTCCTCGTCACGCTCGCGGTGATCGGAGCCGGCCGCACCTGGGGCCTGGGCACCATCTGGGAGCGCCAGCCCCTCGTCCGCCGTAACCGCTGGCTCCTGTGA
- the gap gene encoding type I glyceraldehyde-3-phosphate dehydrogenase produces the protein MTVRIGINGFGRIGRNYLRCVMERAEEGNGIPVEVVAVNDLASPETLAHLLKYDSTYGRLHRTVEHDSDSISVDGHRIAVTSERDPADLKWDALGVDVVIESTGRFRTREAAGLHLNAGARKVLLSVPGKGVDATIVMGVNEDTYVPESDHVISNASCTTNCVAPMVKVLSERFGIVKGLMTTIHGYTNDQAVLDGPHKDLRRARTAAVNIIPTSTGAARAVGLVLPGLAGTLDGIAVRVPVEDGSLTDLSLVLDRPVTADEVNTAFREAAQGELKGILRVSDAPIVSRDIVGDPASCIVDAPLTQAHGDLVKVFGWYDNEWGYTNRLLDLTEYVAVRLGDR, from the coding sequence ATGACCGTACGCATCGGCATCAACGGTTTCGGCCGCATCGGCCGCAACTATCTGCGCTGCGTCATGGAGCGCGCGGAAGAAGGCAACGGCATCCCGGTGGAGGTGGTGGCGGTCAATGACCTCGCCTCCCCGGAGACACTCGCACACCTCCTGAAGTACGACTCGACATACGGACGGCTGCACCGCACCGTCGAGCACGACTCGGACTCGATCTCGGTCGACGGACACCGCATCGCGGTCACCTCCGAACGCGACCCCGCCGATCTGAAGTGGGACGCACTGGGCGTCGACGTGGTCATCGAGTCCACGGGGCGCTTTCGCACCAGGGAGGCCGCCGGCCTGCACCTGAACGCCGGGGCGCGCAAGGTGCTGCTGTCCGTGCCGGGCAAGGGAGTCGACGCCACCATCGTGATGGGGGTCAACGAGGACACGTACGTCCCGGAGTCCGACCACGTCATCTCCAACGCCTCATGCACCACCAACTGCGTGGCGCCGATGGTGAAGGTGCTCAGCGAGCGGTTCGGGATCGTCAAGGGCCTCATGACCACGATCCACGGCTACACCAACGACCAGGCCGTTCTCGACGGCCCCCACAAGGACCTGCGCCGGGCCCGCACGGCCGCAGTGAACATCATCCCGACCAGCACCGGCGCCGCCCGCGCCGTTGGCCTCGTACTCCCCGGCCTCGCGGGCACCCTGGACGGCATCGCGGTGCGTGTACCGGTCGAGGACGGCTCCCTGACCGATCTGAGCCTCGTGCTGGACCGCCCCGTCACAGCCGACGAGGTCAACACCGCGTTCAGGGAGGCCGCCCAGGGAGAGCTCAAGGGCATTCTGCGCGTCAGCGACGCACCGATCGTCTCGCGCGACATCGTCGGCGATCCCGCTTCCTGCATCGTCGACGCCCCGCTGACGCAGGCTCATGGCGACCTCGTCAAGGTCTTCGGGTGGTACGACAACGAATGGGGCTACACCAATCGTCTCCTCGACCTCACGGAGTACGTCGCCGTCCGCCTCGGCGACCGGTGA
- a CDS encoding Rv1733c family protein: protein MGRKVRLWRWRCNPLRRRSYVVEGWIILGLASVTFVAAPLVGAVACEAVRDARAHERHERHVTAATLEEDAAPAAAGATRAGAVARWAAPDGTARIGRVPVTGQPRRGARVDVWTDRHGAVTAAPVSAAAARIDAVLAGVAIAAFICLLALAGRRIVGWQLDRRRSELWACEWTRVGPRWDRRNA, encoded by the coding sequence ATGGGCAGGAAGGTACGGCTGTGGCGGTGGAGGTGCAATCCCCTGCGTCGGCGCTCGTATGTCGTGGAAGGCTGGATCATCCTGGGCCTGGCATCCGTCACGTTCGTCGCCGCTCCTCTCGTCGGCGCGGTGGCGTGCGAAGCGGTCCGAGACGCCAGGGCGCACGAGCGCCACGAGCGGCATGTCACCGCCGCGACGCTGGAGGAGGACGCCGCGCCCGCCGCCGCGGGGGCCACACGCGCCGGCGCCGTCGCGCGCTGGGCGGCCCCCGACGGCACGGCGCGCATCGGACGGGTGCCGGTCACCGGCCAACCGAGGCGCGGTGCACGGGTCGACGTCTGGACCGACAGGCACGGGGCGGTGACCGCCGCGCCGGTCAGTGCGGCAGCCGCACGGATAGACGCGGTACTGGCGGGTGTCGCGATTGCTGCGTTCATCTGCCTTCTGGCGTTGGCGGGCCGCCGGATCGTGGGGTGGCAGTTGGACAGACGCCGCAGCGAGTTGTGGGCGTGCGAGTGGACCCGAGTCGGCCCGCGATGGGATCGCAGAAACGCCTGA
- the adhE gene encoding bifunctional acetaldehyde-CoA/alcohol dehydrogenase: MTRLNQVNTAPRTSPEDVPSDTAIAVNLLVDNASKALAGFESLTQEQVDHIVAKASVAALDQHTGLARLAVEETGRGVFEDKAAKNMFACEHVTHSMAGTKTVGVIARDDIEGVIEIAEPVGVVCAVTPVTNPTSTTIFKALLALKTRNPVVFAFHPSAQQCSAEAARIVRDAAVDAGAPEHCVQWIETPSIEATGLLMRHPGVALILATGGNTLVKAAYSAGKPAVGVGAGNVPAYVHRSADLRRAVNDLVLSKSFDNGMICASEQAVILDADIYDDALAEFRRLHAHLATADEKRKLEAYLFPAGPAGGEPKVNPAAVGQSPVWIAERAGFTVPADTSLILAEAGHVGPDEPLTREKLCPVLTVLRAGSTQEGFDLAAGMVAFHGQGHSAVIHTGDPALAESYGRRMKTVRIIVNSPSSQGAIGGIYNRLLPSLTLGCGSWGSTSVSDNVSAAQLLNIKRVTTRQNNLQWFKVPPKIYFEPQAIRYLASMPDVHRVTVVTDATMTRLGYVDRVSRVLQQRQGPVTIQIIDDVEPEPSIDSVQRGAALMRDFRPDTIIALGGGSPMDAAKVMWLLYEQPDVDFSDMRQKFSDIRKRAFRFPVLGERARLVCIPTTSGTGAEVTPFAVISDPATGKKYPLADYALTPSVAIVDPVLTADLPASLAADSGFDALTHATEAYVSVYANDFTDGLALHAIKLIFENLEASVTGGTRQRKAREKMHNSGTIAGMAFGNAFLGIVHAMSHTLGATFHIAHGRTNAILLPHVIRYNGTVPSKLTGWPKYESYRAPERFQDIARALGLPAATPAEGVASYAAAVERLRDAVGIEPSFRALGIDEAAFMAALPQQALNAYEDQCAPANPRMPMLDDMEDIMRAAFYADPHLMPSA; encoded by the coding sequence ATGACTCGCCTGAACCAGGTGAACACCGCACCGCGAACCAGTCCCGAGGACGTCCCGTCCGACACGGCCATCGCCGTGAACCTGCTGGTGGACAACGCCTCGAAGGCACTTGCCGGCTTCGAGTCCCTCACCCAGGAGCAGGTCGACCACATCGTCGCCAAGGCGTCGGTGGCGGCCTTGGACCAGCACACGGGCCTGGCGCGGCTGGCGGTGGAGGAAACCGGCCGTGGAGTCTTCGAGGACAAGGCGGCCAAGAACATGTTCGCCTGCGAGCACGTCACTCACAGCATGGCCGGTACCAAGACGGTCGGGGTCATCGCCCGCGACGACATCGAGGGCGTGATCGAGATCGCAGAGCCCGTCGGGGTCGTGTGCGCGGTCACTCCTGTCACCAACCCCACGTCCACCACTATCTTCAAGGCCCTGCTGGCCCTGAAGACACGCAATCCCGTCGTGTTCGCCTTCCACCCCTCCGCCCAGCAGTGCAGTGCCGAGGCCGCCCGGATCGTCCGGGACGCTGCCGTCGACGCGGGCGCCCCCGAACACTGCGTCCAGTGGATCGAGACTCCGTCGATCGAGGCCACCGGCCTTCTCATGCGCCACCCCGGCGTTGCGCTGATCCTGGCGACCGGCGGTAACACGTTGGTCAAGGCCGCCTACTCGGCCGGCAAACCCGCAGTCGGCGTCGGCGCCGGCAACGTACCCGCGTATGTGCACCGCAGCGCGGATCTGCGGCGCGCGGTCAACGACCTCGTCCTGTCGAAGTCCTTCGACAACGGCATGATCTGTGCGTCTGAACAGGCGGTCATCCTCGACGCCGACATCTACGACGACGCGCTCGCGGAGTTCCGCCGACTGCACGCACACCTGGCGACGGCCGACGAGAAGCGGAAGCTGGAGGCTTACCTCTTCCCAGCCGGCCCGGCGGGCGGTGAGCCGAAGGTGAACCCGGCGGCCGTCGGTCAGAGCCCGGTGTGGATCGCCGAGCGGGCCGGCTTCACGGTGCCTGCGGACACCTCGCTCATCCTCGCGGAGGCCGGCCACGTCGGGCCGGACGAGCCGCTGACCCGCGAGAAGCTCTGCCCTGTCCTGACCGTGCTGCGCGCCGGATCCACCCAGGAGGGCTTCGACCTCGCTGCCGGCATGGTCGCCTTCCACGGCCAGGGCCACAGCGCCGTCATCCACACCGGTGACCCGGCCCTGGCCGAAAGCTACGGGCGGCGGATGAAGACCGTGCGCATCATCGTGAACTCCCCGTCCTCCCAGGGCGCGATCGGCGGGATCTACAACCGCCTCCTGCCGTCCCTGACCCTGGGCTGCGGCTCCTGGGGCAGCACGTCCGTGTCCGACAACGTCTCGGCGGCCCAACTGCTCAACATCAAGCGGGTCACGACCCGGCAGAACAACCTGCAGTGGTTCAAGGTGCCCCCGAAGATCTACTTCGAGCCGCAGGCCATCCGCTACCTGGCCTCGATGCCCGACGTGCACCGGGTCACAGTCGTCACCGACGCCACCATGACCCGGCTCGGCTACGTCGACCGCGTCAGCCGTGTCCTGCAACAGCGGCAGGGGCCGGTGACCATCCAGATCATCGACGACGTCGAGCCCGAGCCGAGCATCGACTCGGTACAGCGAGGGGCGGCGCTGATGCGTGACTTCCGGCCCGACACCATCATCGCCCTCGGCGGAGGCTCCCCCATGGACGCGGCGAAGGTCATGTGGCTGCTGTACGAGCAGCCCGACGTCGACTTCTCCGACATGCGGCAGAAGTTCTCCGACATCCGCAAGCGCGCCTTCCGCTTCCCGGTCCTGGGCGAGCGAGCCCGCCTGGTCTGCATCCCCACGACGTCGGGCACAGGCGCCGAGGTCACCCCCTTCGCCGTCATCTCCGATCCGGCCACCGGCAAGAAGTACCCCCTCGCCGACTACGCCCTCACCCCCAGCGTCGCCATCGTCGACCCGGTGCTCACCGCCGATCTGCCCGCCTCGCTCGCCGCCGACAGCGGCTTCGATGCCCTCACCCACGCCACCGAGGCCTATGTGTCTGTCTACGCCAACGACTTCACCGACGGCCTGGCTCTGCACGCCATCAAGCTGATCTTCGAGAACCTCGAAGCGTCCGTCACCGGCGGCACCCGGCAGCGCAAGGCGCGCGAGAAGATGCACAACTCCGGCACCATCGCCGGCATGGCCTTCGGCAACGCGTTCCTCGGCATCGTCCACGCGATGTCCCACACGCTGGGCGCCACCTTCCACATCGCGCACGGACGCACCAACGCGATCCTGCTGCCGCACGTCATCCGCTACAACGGCACGGTCCCGTCCAAGCTGACGGGCTGGCCCAAGTACGAGAGCTACCGGGCGCCCGAGCGGTTCCAGGACATCGCCCGCGCTCTGGGACTGCCGGCCGCCACCCCGGCCGAGGGCGTGGCCTCCTACGCCGCGGCGGTGGAACGGCTGCGTGACGCGGTCGGTATCGAGCCATCGTTCCGCGCCCTGGGCATCGACGAAGCGGCATTCATGGCTGCCCTGCCTCAGCAGGCCCTCAACGCCTACGAGGACCAGTGCGCACCGGCCAACCCCCGTATGCCGATGCTCGATGACATGGAGGACATCATGCGCGCGGCATTTTACGCCGACCCGCACCTCATGCCTTCCGCCTAG
- a CDS encoding GAF domain-containing protein: protein MPQMRLDELLEELQARINAARGTRDRVHSLLEVVVSVGRELDLPQVLRRIAEAAAQLVDAQYAALGVIGPDGRTLSQFLTVGLTEEEIARIGPLPAGHGLLGELIRNPEPLHLTDLGAHSVSYGFPAHHPPMRTFLGVPIRVRDEVFGNLYLTDKRGGQDFDAEDEAVISTLSVAAGVAIDNARLYEASQRQRRWLQANAEITNGLLSGKPRLEVLELIARRAGEIIGARVADVSVPVAGTDDLVVELAVGADDDTRRGLVVPVEGTLSGAAYQTGTPVTTVGLADDARFTAGPRRFDGLGPAVAVPLGAAAKDTRGVLLLARAEGEPVFTEGELQPLLAFAGQAALALELAERRRDAELLALLEDRDRIARDLHDLAIQRLFATGMTLQSAARLVEHAGAAERVQRAVGDLDETIKIIRSTIFGLRAREDETGPSLRARVARAVGEAGSALGFPPRLSMEGLLDTDVPPAVADHVMAALGETLSNAARHAHATRVEVSLQATADEVVLTVTDNGKGIPADGRRSGLQNLGERASSVGGVLDIRTPAEGGSQLIWRAPLAAVGEA from the coding sequence ATGCCTCAGATGCGGCTCGATGAGCTGCTCGAAGAGCTGCAGGCGCGCATCAACGCGGCTCGCGGTACGCGCGACCGGGTGCACAGCCTTCTGGAAGTCGTGGTCTCGGTGGGCCGCGAGCTCGACCTTCCCCAGGTGCTGCGGCGCATCGCCGAGGCCGCCGCTCAGCTGGTCGACGCGCAGTACGCGGCGCTGGGCGTGATCGGGCCGGACGGACGGACGCTGTCGCAGTTCCTGACCGTCGGGCTGACGGAGGAGGAGATCGCCAGGATCGGGCCGCTGCCGGCTGGGCACGGGCTGCTCGGTGAGCTGATCCGCAACCCCGAGCCGCTGCACCTCACCGATCTCGGCGCCCACTCGGTGTCTTACGGCTTCCCCGCCCACCACCCGCCGATGCGGACGTTCCTCGGTGTGCCGATCCGGGTGCGCGACGAGGTGTTCGGCAACCTCTATCTGACCGACAAGCGGGGTGGCCAGGACTTCGACGCCGAGGACGAGGCGGTGATCTCCACGCTCTCCGTGGCCGCAGGTGTGGCCATCGACAACGCCCGGCTGTACGAGGCGTCGCAGCGCCAGCGGCGGTGGCTGCAGGCGAACGCAGAGATCACCAACGGACTGCTCTCCGGCAAGCCCCGGCTGGAGGTCCTGGAACTGATCGCCCGCCGCGCCGGGGAGATCATCGGCGCGCGAGTCGCGGATGTGTCCGTGCCCGTCGCCGGGACCGACGACCTGGTCGTCGAGCTCGCCGTGGGTGCCGACGACGACACACGCCGGGGCCTGGTGGTACCGGTCGAAGGCACCCTGTCGGGCGCCGCCTACCAGACCGGTACGCCGGTGACGACGGTGGGCCTGGCCGACGATGCCCGCTTCACCGCAGGACCCCGGCGCTTCGATGGTCTGGGGCCGGCTGTGGCCGTACCCCTGGGCGCTGCGGCCAAGGACACCCGAGGCGTTCTGCTGCTGGCACGCGCGGAGGGCGAGCCGGTCTTCACCGAGGGGGAGCTGCAGCCGCTGCTGGCCTTCGCCGGACAGGCCGCACTGGCTCTGGAACTGGCCGAGCGCCGGCGTGACGCCGAGCTGCTCGCGCTGCTGGAGGACCGGGACCGTATCGCCCGTGACCTGCACGACCTGGCCATCCAGCGGCTGTTCGCCACCGGCATGACTCTGCAGAGCGCCGCACGGCTCGTCGAGCACGCCGGCGCCGCGGAGCGTGTGCAGCGCGCGGTGGGGGACCTCGACGAAACCATCAAGATCATCCGTTCCACGATCTTCGGCCTGCGTGCCCGGGAGGACGAAACCGGGCCGAGTCTGCGTGCGCGCGTCGCCCGCGCCGTCGGCGAAGCCGGTTCAGCGCTGGGATTCCCGCCGCGCCTGAGCATGGAGGGCCTGCTGGACACGGATGTCCCCCCTGCGGTGGCCGACCACGTCATGGCAGCTCTCGGCGAAACGCTGAGCAACGCCGCCCGGCACGCGCATGCGACGCGTGTCGAGGTCTCCCTGCAGGCCACGGCGGACGAGGTCGTTCTCACCGTGACGGACAACGGAAAGGGCATCCCGGCCGACGGCCGACGCAGCGGACTGCAGAACCTCGGCGAACGCGCGAGCAGCGTGGGCGGCGTGCTGGACATCCGGACTCCGGCCGAGGGCGGCAGCCAGCTCATATGGCGGGCTCCACTCGCCGCCGTCGGCGAGGCGTGA